The DNA sequence ATTTGATAGACACGCAAACCTAAAGTACAAATACGGAAATAGGCATTTCTGGTGTAGAGGCTACTACGTCGATACCGCGGGAAAAAATGCGAAAAAAATCCAAGAGTATATCAAAAACCAATTGGAAGAAGACTATTTGGCGGATCAGATAAGTATGAAAGAATTCATCGACCCGTTTACGGGTCAGCAGGTCAAATAAAGTATGAAAATAGGCGCTTTAGCGCCAACTGGGGATTTGTTGCAAGAGAAAGAAATTCAGAGCACGTGAGTGCTGCCAGTAACAGCCCCTTATAGGGGCATAACAAACCACCGGCTAAGCCGGTGGTTCTGATTTACATCCGGTAGATAACCCGAGGCGCTGCATCCATTGTCCCGGCAACCAACTCCCCTTTCTCTAATTTTTCTCTATGATTCGCTGCCTTCGATTATTCGAAAATAAAGTCTGCCCCTACCCTTTTCCGGCTTCCTCTTCGTAAATCCCTAGGAGAGCAGGATTAAATATAAAAAGCGCTTAGCTCTCAAGTAAGGGCTAAGATTATCAAGTCTCCTGCCAAGCATTTGGGGCTGCAAGAGATATGGCGTGTTTCTTGCTGCCAAAGTGCATTTTATCATCGTTTCAAATAAATATTAGTCCCATATGGTAAAAATCATTATGGATTTTCTAAAATAAAACTGAAAATTTCTTCAAATCTCATTCTTTCGGGTGATGTGGAGAAATTGTAAGGCTGATATAATTTGCCTAACTTCATAAGATGCGTCAGTTTATGCCAAGAATCTGTCTTTGAAAGGAAGGGCTGAACATGAAAAGGCATTTTTCAACTTTTAAAAAGAGTGGAGCCTTTATTTTCGCAACGGTGCTGGTCTTGACCCTCTGTTCTTGCGGGGGCGAGAATGTCACTCAATACAAAATCAAAAATGACAAGATCGGAACGGAA is a window from the Peptococcus niger genome containing:
- a CDS encoding transposase — translated: FDRHANLKYKYGNRHFWCRGYYVDTAGKNAKKIQEYIKNQLEEDYLADQISMKEFIDPFTGQQVK